One window of the Halobacillus litoralis genome contains the following:
- a CDS encoding quinone oxidoreductase family protein, with translation MKAIQFKEYGNPSVLENVEMELPEINEGEVLLRVTAIGVNYADTARREGAYVIPTPLPFIPGAEVAGVVEEVGKGTNRFKKGDRVVTLIGSGGYAEYVTTKESSLIPLPDGVNDETAVALPLQGLTAYHLLTTMGRLEKGETVLVHAAAGGVGSLAVQLAKQFGAGNVIATASSEEKLQLAKDLGADHTVNYTSEHWGDEVMKITDGKGVDIALEMAGGDIFHETVKCMRAFGRVVVYGVASGNQAEMYPSGLMNRNLSVIGFFLPQIMRKPVLFEKSLDHLLKMVNTGELKLTIGGVYKLEEAAHVHEIMQNRKTKGKLVLKP, from the coding sequence ATGAAAGCTATTCAATTTAAGGAATATGGGAATCCATCGGTTTTAGAAAATGTAGAAATGGAACTTCCGGAAATCAATGAAGGAGAAGTACTATTGAGAGTGACAGCGATTGGGGTGAACTACGCAGACACAGCGAGGCGTGAAGGTGCTTATGTAATACCTACGCCTCTTCCTTTCATACCAGGGGCAGAAGTGGCTGGTGTGGTAGAGGAAGTAGGAAAAGGTACGAACCGTTTTAAAAAGGGGGACCGTGTAGTGACTCTGATCGGATCGGGGGGCTATGCTGAGTATGTCACGACCAAAGAAAGCTCTTTAATTCCTCTGCCAGATGGTGTAAATGATGAGACTGCCGTAGCGTTGCCTCTTCAAGGTCTGACAGCATACCATTTACTAACAACGATGGGGAGGCTTGAAAAAGGGGAGACGGTCCTTGTCCATGCTGCTGCTGGAGGGGTAGGGTCCCTTGCTGTTCAACTAGCCAAACAATTCGGGGCGGGGAATGTGATTGCGACCGCAAGTTCTGAAGAAAAACTCCAGTTAGCCAAGGATCTAGGAGCAGACCATACAGTTAATTATACAAGTGAACATTGGGGCGATGAGGTTATGAAAATAACTGATGGAAAAGGTGTTGATATTGCCCTGGAAATGGCGGGTGGCGATATATTTCATGAAACAGTCAAATGCATGCGTGCCTTTGGTCGAGTTGTCGTATATGGGGTGGCTAGTGGTAACCAGGCAGAAATGTACCCATCAGGATTGATGAATCGCAACTTATCAGTAATCGGTTTCTTTTTACCGCAAATTATGAGAAAACCTGTCTTGTTTGAAAAAAGTTTGGATCACCTGTTGAAGATGGTCAATACTGGTGAATTGAAGTTAACCATCGGAGGGGTCTATAAATTAGAGGAAGCTGCTCATGTTCATGAAATAATGCAAAATAGAAAAACAAAAGGTAAACTGGTTTTGAAACCTTAA
- a CDS encoding enoyl-CoA hydratase/isomerase family protein yields MKLGNEHLNVSINGPVMSCMLNRPDSLNAFSDDMIIGLQEAIKVASENDDVKVVVLSGAGRAFSAGGDVKNMGEKVTANHLYEHVGELNRLVLMLKDIPKPVIAAVHGYAAGAGFNLALACDQIIAGEESKFVLSFAQVGLVADGGGHYFLSKLLGPYRAKELLFRAEPIPVETAVEWGLVNRVLPLEDLEEGAMNYALRLAKGPGRALGMMKKIVDQADKSDLATILEQERVTQAMMVSTEDHKEGVQAFKEKRKPNFIGK; encoded by the coding sequence ATGAAACTGGGAAACGAGCATTTGAATGTTTCTATTAATGGACCCGTCATGTCTTGTATGTTGAATCGGCCAGATTCCTTAAATGCTTTTTCAGATGATATGATCATAGGTTTACAGGAAGCTATCAAGGTAGCATCTGAAAATGATGATGTGAAGGTAGTTGTCCTCTCAGGTGCCGGCCGGGCTTTTTCAGCAGGCGGAGATGTGAAAAATATGGGGGAAAAAGTTACAGCAAATCATTTATATGAACACGTAGGCGAATTGAATCGTTTAGTATTAATGCTCAAAGATATTCCTAAGCCCGTGATTGCGGCCGTTCATGGATATGCCGCTGGCGCAGGTTTCAATTTAGCTCTTGCCTGTGACCAAATCATTGCAGGAGAAGAGAGTAAGTTCGTACTGAGTTTTGCCCAGGTAGGGCTAGTGGCAGATGGCGGAGGCCACTACTTTTTATCAAAACTGTTAGGCCCTTATCGAGCTAAAGAGTTGTTATTCCGGGCAGAACCGATACCGGTTGAAACAGCTGTGGAGTGGGGCTTGGTCAATCGCGTTTTACCATTAGAAGACTTGGAGGAGGGAGCGATGAATTATGCCCTTCGTCTTGCGAAAGGGCCAGGTCGCGCACTTGGCATGATGAAAAAAATTGTCGATCAAGCAGACAAATCAGACCTGGCTACAATCCTTGAGCAAGAACGGGTGACTCAAGCGATGATGGTATCAACTGAAGATCATAAAGAAGGAGTCCAGGCTTTTAAGGAAAAACGAAAACCAAATTTCATTGGAAAATAG
- a CDS encoding acyl-CoA dehydrogenase family protein, translating into MQAIKQKIRGGEFLTTDISVECIFTPEDRSEEHKMIADTARQFISREIHPNWMKIEGGDFGFVARKMRQAGELGLLSHSIPETYGGLGLDKVSKGIVGEALGNASGYSVAHSNHTCIATLPITYFGTEGQKQKYLPKLASGEYIGAYCLTEPDAGSDALSAKTTAVLNESQSHYFLNGTKIYITNAAFADTFIVYAKVDGEHFTAFIVEKDFPGVTIGPEENKMGIKGSSTCSVIMEDCEVPVENLLGEVGKGHRIALNVLNLGRFNLGFATTGAAKYCFQLALEHTKERKQFGRSISKFNASKEKFALMGAHLYAAESLLFRTAGHIEAELGAHYQTSDKSATAKAMNEHKLESAICKVVGSETLDLIVDEALQLHGGAGFIKEYPIEQAYRDSRINRIFEGTNEINRLLIPGAFFKKAGQAELDVRLLMEKAEYSLKNAGFKRGNHWMDKLEEPVSVFKDLYLVAAGAAYRTYGKSIQNEQETLMKLADIAIHIYRAESAVLRTKKAFQKESKYDLKKRLTQTVIEQSALVVHQATTGLLSSLLQGEERVKTLRNVSALLSEYQMGDSLKRNRDIAEEMLEAGHYVS; encoded by the coding sequence ATGCAAGCAATTAAACAAAAAATTCGTGGAGGAGAATTTCTGACTACTGATATATCTGTTGAATGTATTTTCACGCCTGAGGACCGAAGTGAAGAGCACAAAATGATTGCTGACACAGCTCGACAATTTATTTCCCGGGAAATCCACCCTAACTGGATGAAAATCGAGGGAGGTGACTTCGGATTTGTTGCTCGTAAAATGCGTCAGGCGGGTGAACTAGGGTTGTTAAGTCACAGCATTCCTGAAACTTATGGAGGCCTCGGGCTTGATAAAGTCAGTAAGGGAATCGTTGGAGAAGCTTTAGGTAATGCGAGCGGTTATAGTGTTGCTCATTCAAATCACACGTGTATCGCTACCCTTCCGATTACATATTTCGGAACAGAGGGGCAAAAACAGAAATATCTGCCTAAACTGGCTTCCGGAGAGTACATTGGTGCTTATTGTCTGACAGAGCCAGATGCTGGTTCAGATGCATTATCAGCAAAGACTACAGCTGTTTTGAATGAAAGTCAGTCTCATTATTTTTTGAATGGCACAAAAATCTATATCACTAACGCTGCTTTTGCTGATACATTCATCGTTTATGCAAAAGTGGATGGAGAGCATTTCACAGCATTTATCGTGGAGAAAGATTTCCCCGGCGTTACTATTGGCCCGGAAGAAAATAAAATGGGTATCAAAGGTTCATCCACATGCTCGGTCATCATGGAGGATTGTGAGGTTCCTGTTGAAAATCTACTGGGAGAAGTAGGTAAGGGGCATCGTATTGCTTTGAATGTCCTTAACCTTGGAAGATTCAATTTGGGTTTCGCTACCACAGGAGCCGCGAAGTATTGCTTTCAATTAGCTCTTGAACATACGAAGGAACGTAAGCAATTTGGAAGAAGCATATCAAAGTTTAATGCCAGTAAAGAAAAATTCGCTCTCATGGGCGCCCATCTATACGCAGCTGAATCCCTCCTTTTCCGAACGGCCGGCCACATAGAGGCAGAATTAGGAGCTCATTATCAAACATCAGACAAGTCGGCAACCGCCAAGGCTATGAATGAACACAAGCTGGAATCAGCCATTTGTAAAGTCGTGGGATCAGAAACCCTCGATTTAATTGTTGACGAAGCTCTACAACTTCACGGTGGTGCCGGGTTTATTAAAGAGTATCCGATTGAACAAGCATATCGTGATTCAAGGATCAATCGTATTTTTGAAGGGACAAATGAAATTAATCGCCTTCTCATTCCTGGTGCATTCTTTAAAAAAGCCGGCCAAGCAGAACTTGATGTTCGATTATTAATGGAAAAAGCAGAGTATTCTTTGAAAAATGCTGGATTCAAACGTGGGAATCACTGGATGGATAAGCTTGAGGAGCCGGTGTCAGTGTTTAAAGATTTGTACTTGGTTGCCGCTGGTGCCGCCTATCGCACTTATGGGAAATCTATACAAAATGAACAAGAAACGTTGATGAAACTTGCAGATATTGCCATTCATATTTATCGTGCGGAGTCCGCCGTTCTGCGTACAAAAAAAGCTTTTCAAAAGGAAAGTAAGTACGATTTGAAGAAAAGGCTGACCCAGACGGTGATTGAACAATCCGCTTTAGTAGTTCATCAAGCGACTACTGGCTTACTTTCCTCTTTGCTCCAAGGAGAAGAAAGGGTAAAGACTTTGAGAAATGTTTCTGCACTCTTAAGTGAATACCAAATGGGGGATAGCTTGAAACGAAATCGTGATATTGCGGAAGAAATGTTAGAAGCAGGTCATTATGTATCTTAA
- a CDS encoding 2-phosphosulfolactate phosphatase — protein MGDVQVIFKKEDIRPEDLQGKTVVVFDVLFATSTITAAIADGAASVIPVHNPEEARIIAKKSTDSFIMAGEDQGKRIEGFYPPLRTHLSSVIKDKHLILTTTNGTVALHQSRRASDLYASSLLNNPAMADHLLQFHKDDSIILICSGSNGRYTMEDFYGVGSLVSHMRGVEEWNLSDAAMTAHLFYKGNKDAAHLLQNSRIGKMLMSAGLDQKEIDFAAQEGLFNSILIYDSVKGQIKEGKHASN, from the coding sequence ATGGGGGATGTTCAAGTCATCTTCAAAAAAGAGGATATTCGACCTGAAGACTTGCAGGGGAAAACGGTGGTCGTATTTGATGTGCTATTCGCTACCTCAACGATTACAGCTGCTATAGCTGATGGGGCTGCTTCAGTCATACCAGTTCACAACCCTGAAGAAGCAAGAATAATAGCGAAGAAATCAACTGACTCTTTCATCATGGCTGGAGAAGATCAGGGGAAAAGGATTGAAGGGTTTTATCCGCCGTTACGAACGCACTTGAGCTCGGTCATTAAGGATAAGCACTTAATTTTGACCACTACAAACGGCACTGTTGCTTTACATCAATCAAGAAGGGCTTCTGACTTATATGCTTCATCATTATTGAACAATCCTGCAATGGCTGATCACCTATTGCAGTTTCACAAAGACGATTCCATCATTTTAATTTGTTCTGGATCTAATGGTCGATATACGATGGAAGATTTTTATGGAGTCGGAAGTTTAGTGAGTCATATGCGAGGGGTGGAAGAATGGAATTTATCCGATGCAGCTATGACCGCCCATCTTTTTTATAAAGGAAATAAAGATGCAGCTCACCTTCTGCAAAACTCACGAATTGGGAAAATGTTGATGAGCGCAGGGCTGGATCAGAAAGAAATTGACTTCGCTGCACAGGAAGGTTTGTTCAACAGCATACTTATTTATGATTCAGTTAAGGGTCAAATCAAGGAGGGAAAGCATGCAAGCAATTAA
- a CDS encoding phosphotransferase family protein, whose amino-acid sequence MVYKNDTKPVRAGEELDTSKIASFLRETMDVPKGEMDVRQFGAGHSNLTYELSVGKKWKVVLRRPPMGPVAPKAHDMEREYKILNSLHPVFPLAPKPYLYESGNLIGRPFFVMERREGLVFDQEFPDGVAATAELDESLSETMVDRLVELHAIDYKETGLREMVKPEGFIERQFHGWMKRYDRARTDDVVSGERLKKWLLDHIPNSPDSSIIHYDYKLNNAMFSKENPSQMVGLFDWEMTTVGDPLADVGAAMSYWIQPDDPELLKTGLGKPPVTVQDGFFKRDEFLQRYAEKSGRDLSEIHVYMTFAYFKLAGIIQQIYYRYMQGQTEDPRFAGMNVFVNNLIEHAEETAGL is encoded by the coding sequence ATGGTTTACAAAAATGATACGAAGCCGGTCCGTGCGGGGGAAGAGTTGGATACAAGTAAGATCGCTTCTTTTTTAAGAGAGACAATGGATGTACCAAAAGGAGAAATGGATGTACGTCAGTTCGGAGCCGGCCATTCCAACTTGACCTATGAACTATCGGTCGGAAAGAAATGGAAGGTCGTACTCCGGAGACCACCGATGGGGCCAGTGGCTCCGAAAGCTCATGACATGGAGAGAGAGTACAAAATACTGAACTCCTTGCACCCGGTCTTTCCGTTAGCACCGAAGCCTTATCTGTATGAGTCAGGAAATCTGATAGGGCGACCATTCTTTGTTATGGAAAGAAGGGAAGGGCTTGTGTTTGATCAAGAATTTCCTGATGGAGTAGCAGCAACTGCCGAGTTAGATGAAAGCTTATCAGAAACAATGGTCGATCGTTTAGTGGAGCTTCATGCAATTGACTATAAAGAAACCGGTTTGCGGGAAATGGTTAAGCCTGAGGGATTTATAGAACGCCAATTTCATGGGTGGATGAAACGCTATGATCGAGCACGGACGGATGATGTCGTATCAGGTGAACGATTGAAGAAATGGCTCCTGGATCATATACCGAATTCGCCCGACTCATCGATTATCCATTACGATTACAAGTTGAATAATGCGATGTTCAGTAAAGAAAACCCATCTCAGATGGTCGGCTTATTTGATTGGGAAATGACGACAGTGGGGGATCCGTTAGCTGATGTAGGCGCTGCAATGAGCTATTGGATACAACCGGATGACCCTGAGCTTTTGAAGACAGGGCTCGGTAAGCCCCCCGTTACAGTACAAGATGGATTTTTCAAGAGGGATGAATTTCTCCAACGATATGCAGAAAAGAGTGGACGTGATTTAAGTGAAATCCACGTATATATGACATTCGCATATTTTAAGTTGGCTGGCATCATTCAGCAAATCTATTACCGGTATATGCAAGGACAGACAGAAGATCCCCGTTTTGCAGGGATGAATGTGTTTGTTAATAATTTGATCGAACATGCTGAAGAAACGGCAGGTCTCTAA
- a CDS encoding acyl-CoA thioesterase, protein MHEHEVKIRFCETDLLGHVNNNNFFIYMEDSRIRFFDDLELVGDDWNFILASTKCDFIKQVYFNQTLVIHSHVDKIGNSSFHLIQEMFEKESGELVAKGKSVIVQFDFGKQQSHPLSEKMKEMLASYQLAAN, encoded by the coding sequence ATGCATGAACATGAGGTGAAAATCCGTTTTTGTGAAACGGATTTATTAGGACACGTCAATAACAATAATTTTTTTATCTATATGGAAGATTCCCGTATTCGTTTCTTCGATGACTTAGAGCTTGTAGGGGACGACTGGAATTTTATTCTCGCGTCTACGAAGTGTGATTTTATCAAACAAGTATATTTCAACCAAACACTTGTCATTCATAGCCATGTGGATAAGATAGGAAATTCGAGCTTTCACTTGATACAGGAAATGTTTGAGAAAGAATCCGGCGAGCTTGTGGCTAAGGGGAAAAGTGTAATCGTTCAATTCGATTTCGGGAAACAGCAAAGCCATCCCCTTTCAGAGAAGATGAAGGAAATGTTAGCGTCCTACCAATTGGCAGCCAATTAA
- a CDS encoding 3-hydroxyacyl-CoA dehydrogenase family protein translates to MTITKLTVVGAGSMGHQIAMLGALAGYDTNLQDISQESLDTAREKLTAIMGKWVEKKKITSEQRQHAFERLHFISDLREAAADADIVIEAVIEKLEVKREVFAQLDEIVPSHTVLATNSSTIVSSLISDATSRPDKICNMHFFFPPLVMDCVEVVKGEHTSEETVSLAMEICEQMNRTAVLLQKEISGFVANRILFAIQKEAMSLYEGGYADYEDIDKIVKKALNHPIGPFELMDLSGIDVGYYVMQQQYEETGDPKDKPSRTLEEKMKAGELGRKTGKGFYTYDAKVKS, encoded by the coding sequence ATGACCATAACCAAATTGACAGTGGTTGGAGCGGGAAGTATGGGGCATCAAATCGCTATGCTGGGGGCTTTGGCAGGCTATGATACAAACTTGCAGGATATAAGTCAGGAGTCATTGGATACAGCTCGTGAAAAGTTGACAGCTATCATGGGGAAATGGGTGGAAAAGAAAAAAATAACAAGTGAACAACGGCAGCATGCTTTTGAACGACTTCATTTCATCTCTGACCTAAGAGAAGCTGCCGCAGATGCTGATATCGTCATAGAAGCCGTCATCGAGAAACTGGAAGTGAAGCGGGAGGTCTTTGCTCAATTGGATGAAATAGTACCTTCTCATACGGTGCTGGCTACCAATTCATCAACGATCGTCAGCTCCTTGATTTCCGATGCAACTTCAAGACCGGATAAAATTTGCAATATGCACTTTTTCTTTCCGCCATTAGTAATGGATTGTGTGGAAGTGGTCAAGGGTGAACACACCTCTGAGGAGACAGTATCATTGGCTATGGAAATTTGTGAACAGATGAACCGCACTGCTGTATTATTGCAAAAAGAAATTTCAGGATTCGTAGCTAACCGTATACTATTCGCTATTCAAAAAGAAGCGATGAGTTTATACGAAGGTGGATATGCAGACTATGAAGATATCGATAAGATAGTCAAAAAAGCATTGAATCACCCGATCGGTCCTTTTGAATTAATGGACCTGTCAGGAATTGATGTCGGTTATTATGTAATGCAACAACAATATGAAGAGACTGGTGATCCGAAGGACAAGCCCTCTCGAACCTTAGAAGAAAAGATGAAGGCGGGAGAGCTCGGTCGCAAAACAGGTAAAGGTTTTTATACTTATGATGCTAAGGTAAAAAGTTGA
- a CDS encoding TetR/AcrR family transcriptional regulator, producing the protein MKEQMMKTSIELFGNKGFRSTSIQDIVEANGATKGTFYYYFKNKEGVLVQIHESFIDHLLNGQEQIMQNKQSTNHEKLYQIVETLIRNIRSNGNSAMVFFREMRHLSDEKTAAILPKRQLFQENIQKVIEDGILMNEFRQDLRTDMLSYAVLGIANWSYFWYEPDGEVKENELTDIYMSMIFKGIEGE; encoded by the coding sequence ATGAAGGAACAAATGATGAAAACGAGCATTGAACTATTCGGCAACAAAGGATTTCGGTCCACGTCTATTCAAGACATCGTCGAGGCGAATGGAGCTACTAAAGGAACGTTCTATTATTATTTTAAAAATAAAGAAGGTGTTCTTGTACAGATCCATGAATCGTTTATCGATCACTTGTTAAATGGACAAGAACAAATAATGCAAAACAAGCAAAGTACAAACCACGAGAAGCTCTATCAAATTGTTGAAACACTGATTAGGAATATTCGTTCAAATGGGAATAGTGCAATGGTTTTTTTCCGTGAAATGAGACATCTCAGTGACGAAAAAACAGCTGCTATTCTACCTAAAAGGCAATTGTTCCAGGAAAATATACAAAAAGTAATTGAAGACGGCATCCTCATGAATGAATTCCGTCAAGACCTTAGGACGGATATGCTGTCTTACGCTGTTCTTGGAATTGCGAATTGGAGCTACTTTTGGTACGAGCCGGATGGTGAAGTGAAAGAGAATGAGCTGACAGACATTTATATGTCTATGATTTTTAAAGGAATTGAGGGGGAGTAG
- a CDS encoding SDR family oxidoreductase, translating to MHVKKLFDLTGKTALVTGGGRGLGEQIAEGLAEAGANIIVCSRKKEACEQVALRLESDLGVQTLALACDITKPEDVEQVVQESVDRFGTIDILVNNSGATWGAPTLDMPLEAFQKVMNVNVTGTFLMSQKVGEVMLKQKSGKIINIASVAGLGGADPRFMQTVGYNASKGAVITFTKDLAVKWGESNIQVNALAPGFFPTKMSKGVLEQGGDFILDRTPLGRFGSEQDLKGAALFLACKASDYVTGDVLVVDGGMHASC from the coding sequence ATGCATGTAAAGAAACTTTTTGATTTGACGGGAAAGACCGCTCTTGTGACTGGTGGAGGAAGGGGACTTGGTGAACAAATTGCTGAAGGATTAGCAGAAGCAGGTGCGAATATTATCGTCTGTTCACGAAAGAAGGAGGCCTGTGAACAAGTAGCCCTTCGCTTGGAGAGTGATTTAGGGGTACAGACGTTAGCCCTCGCCTGTGACATCACAAAGCCAGAAGATGTTGAACAGGTGGTTCAAGAGAGTGTGGATCGATTCGGTACAATAGATATTCTTGTCAACAATAGTGGAGCCACCTGGGGGGCGCCCACCCTTGATATGCCTTTAGAGGCTTTTCAGAAAGTGATGAATGTAAATGTAACAGGGACGTTCTTAATGTCTCAAAAAGTCGGCGAAGTAATGCTTAAACAGAAGTCAGGTAAAATCATTAATATCGCCTCAGTCGCTGGACTGGGTGGAGCAGATCCGCGTTTTATGCAAACGGTCGGCTATAATGCAAGCAAGGGAGCTGTCATCACTTTCACCAAAGATCTTGCTGTCAAGTGGGGAGAAAGCAACATCCAGGTAAATGCTTTGGCACCTGGTTTCTTCCCCACGAAAATGTCCAAAGGCGTTCTTGAACAAGGCGGCGATTTCATTTTGGACCGGACTCCATTAGGACGTTTCGGATCTGAACAAGATTTGAAAGGTGCGGCGCTTTTCCTGGCTTGTAAAGCTTCTGACTATGTGACGGGTGATGTTCTGGTCGTAGATGGAGGCATGCACGCCTCTTGTTAA
- a CDS encoding acyl-CoA dehydrogenase family protein, with product MNFDYTEKVKNYQDKLKEFMEEWVYPNESVYEDQLKSQESRWDGTLPIMEEMKAKAKEQGLWNLFLPDDTYGAGLSNLEYAPLCEMMGRSLIGPEVFNCNAPDTGNMEVLARYGSEEQKDTWLKPLLQGKIRSCFSMTEPEVASSDAANIEARITRDGDEYVINGRKWWSSGAGDSRCKVAIFMGKTNPDAQRYEQQSMILVPLDTKGVHIRRMLPVFGYDHAPHGHAEIDFVNVRVPKENIIWGEGKGFAIAQGRLGPGRIHHCMRLIGAAERALEDLCKRVQNRVAFHRSLAEQGVVREWIADSRVDLEQARLLTLKAAYMMDTVGNKQAKTEIAMIKVVAPNMALRVIDRAIQAHGAAGVSEDFTLAAQWANSRTLRLADGPDEVHRRQIAKLELSKYKE from the coding sequence ATGAATTTCGATTACACAGAAAAAGTAAAAAACTATCAAGATAAGCTGAAGGAATTCATGGAAGAATGGGTTTATCCTAACGAGTCTGTTTACGAAGACCAATTAAAGTCGCAGGAAAGTCGTTGGGATGGAACACTGCCGATCATGGAAGAGATGAAGGCTAAGGCTAAAGAGCAAGGATTATGGAATTTATTTTTACCAGATGATACATATGGTGCAGGATTGAGCAACCTTGAATATGCTCCTTTGTGTGAAATGATGGGACGATCTTTAATTGGACCTGAGGTTTTCAATTGCAACGCTCCAGACACTGGCAATATGGAGGTTTTAGCCCGTTATGGAAGCGAAGAGCAGAAGGACACATGGTTAAAGCCACTTTTACAAGGGAAAATACGTTCTTGTTTTTCCATGACAGAACCAGAAGTGGCTTCCTCGGATGCTGCGAACATCGAGGCACGGATTACAAGGGACGGGGATGAGTACGTCATCAATGGGAGGAAGTGGTGGTCCTCCGGAGCAGGCGACTCTCGTTGCAAGGTAGCTATTTTTATGGGGAAAACGAACCCGGATGCGCAAAGATATGAGCAACAATCTATGATTCTAGTACCACTGGACACTAAAGGGGTACATATCCGCCGCATGCTGCCGGTTTTCGGATATGATCATGCTCCACATGGTCACGCGGAGATAGACTTTGTTAATGTGCGCGTACCAAAAGAGAATATCATATGGGGAGAAGGAAAAGGATTCGCAATCGCTCAAGGAAGACTTGGGCCAGGTCGTATCCATCATTGTATGCGGTTGATCGGAGCAGCTGAGCGAGCACTTGAAGATTTATGTAAGCGTGTACAAAACCGTGTAGCCTTTCATCGTTCTCTGGCTGAACAAGGAGTGGTAAGGGAATGGATAGCTGATTCAAGAGTTGATCTGGAGCAAGCGCGGCTATTAACGCTGAAAGCTGCTTATATGATGGATACTGTCGGCAATAAACAAGCAAAAACAGAAATAGCTATGATTAAAGTTGTCGCCCCAAATATGGCCTTACGTGTCATCGATCGTGCTATTCAAGCACATGGAGCAGCGGGAGTCAGTGAAGATTTCACGTTGGCTGCCCAATGGGCGAATTCACGGACCTTACGCCTTGCTGATGGGCCTGATGAAGTTCACCGCCGCCAAATAGCTAAACTGGAATTATCTAAATACAAGGAGTGA
- a CDS encoding DinB family protein produces MGVREILLEQLQSVYDENNWFVCFNVAVKELTEAEATAKKEDHPYSIAELVHHLYFYNERYLNRFCGKEVPELPRHYNTFQNHDHISWNRRISAFQMVMSEFRAEIKTCSDEKLEIWSETLSHLFNHNAYHIGQIVNLRKQSGWWGTNPAVKG; encoded by the coding sequence ATGGGCGTTAGGGAAATCCTGCTAGAACAACTTCAGTCCGTATATGATGAAAACAATTGGTTTGTCTGTTTTAATGTGGCTGTTAAAGAGTTGACAGAGGCAGAAGCAACAGCTAAAAAAGAGGATCATCCATACTCCATCGCTGAGCTTGTCCATCATTTATATTTCTATAACGAAAGGTACTTGAATCGGTTCTGTGGAAAGGAAGTGCCTGAACTTCCACGGCATTACAATACCTTTCAAAACCACGATCATATCTCCTGGAACAGAAGGATTTCAGCATTTCAAATGGTCATGAGTGAATTTAGAGCGGAGATTAAAACATGCAGTGATGAGAAGCTGGAAATTTGGAGCGAAACGCTTTCCCATCTATTCAATCATAACGCTTATCATATCGGTCAAATTGTTAACCTTCGTAAACAGAGCGGTTGGTGGGGAACAAATCCTGCAGTAAAAGGATAA
- a CDS encoding STAS domain-containing protein, giving the protein MDLNRSLHDFLLNRSFALTEEWYESLDKSESSGVYAAQDAETVKQLKKKNYEFHRYLSQLFILETEEFYQQINEWILKIARDPDHLETPTHDIMREFMRVREQYLDFLNDFITYEDKHISRDLEESWKRKLIEAFDQIMFQVAEEKSTQLNNQIEKQKSVINELSTPLIQLANDRALLPLVGNIDTDRATAILENTLQKCTDQEIDHLFIDLTGVYLVDTMVAHQIFQLIDGLRLIGVVTTVVGIRPEIAQTAVQLGINFSQVKTTATLSQAMAKEYI; this is encoded by the coding sequence GTGGACTTGAACCGATCTTTGCATGATTTTTTATTAAATCGATCCTTTGCGCTTACAGAAGAATGGTATGAATCCTTGGATAAAAGTGAGTCTTCAGGAGTTTATGCTGCCCAGGATGCAGAAACCGTCAAACAGCTGAAAAAGAAAAATTACGAATTTCATAGATATTTGTCACAGTTGTTCATTTTAGAGACAGAGGAATTCTATCAGCAAATCAATGAATGGATTTTGAAAATCGCACGGGACCCAGATCATCTTGAGACCCCTACACACGATATTATGCGTGAATTCATGAGAGTCAGAGAACAGTACTTAGATTTTCTCAATGATTTTATCACCTATGAAGATAAACATATTTCCCGTGATCTAGAAGAGTCATGGAAACGCAAACTGATTGAAGCTTTCGATCAAATCATGTTTCAAGTAGCAGAGGAAAAGTCTACACAATTAAATAATCAGATTGAGAAACAGAAATCTGTTATTAATGAATTGAGTACTCCGCTGATTCAACTGGCAAATGACAGAGCACTGCTCCCCTTGGTTGGAAACATTGATACAGACCGGGCAACGGCAATATTAGAAAATACTTTACAAAAATGCACAGACCAGGAAATCGATCATCTCTTCATTGACTTGACCGGGGTTTATCTTGTAGATACGATGGTCGCACATCAAATCTTCCAATTGATTGATGGATTGCGCTTGATTGGCGTCGTTACAACTGTTGTCGGCATCAGACCTGAAATCGCCCAAACCGCTGTTCAATTAGGAATCAATTTCAGTCAAGTGAAGACCACTGCCACTTTATCCCAGGCTATGGCTAAAGAATATATCTAG